The stretch of DNA ACAGATAGTCGCATAAAataacatatatagatatataggacACTGGCTTATTGAAGGCACATATGTAGTAGTCAAATACTACAGGTTGAGGCATTTCCATACAATCTTCTGGCAAGAAATGgtaattatataaaaataaaaaaataaaaaatgtttaaatgccAACCATGAGGGTAAAGAGGACTATTTTGTCAATGAATTCTCAATTCTGGTTCATGCAAAAGTGCAACCAACATTTTACAAACGATTGTATTGCATAATACTGAAGTTGCTTGCCAGTTGGATGCAGGCAGGTACACATAGGTTACACTTCATCACCTACATGTTGCCAATTGAATAAGAAATAGATTTCACTTATCACTGTAACGTATGTCAGGTTATCACACAAAACCATCAGAAATGAGTATTTCAGCCACAATTCTTCTTTAAGTGAAATTTGACTGCTATGAATTATTTCATAGGAAGCTGAGCCAAAAAGATCAATTTCTACaggtagaaacaaaaaaaaattaaacaagacAGCTGGCAGTATAAAATACAACCGCATATAGTAAGGCTTCTAATACCAAAGTAAACAATTAAGACACTTGTAAAAAGGTGAAAAGCTAACAATGTACTGGCTTAACAAGATTGCTAATGAATAGACTATGAGAGGTGTTTCGAAAGCCTTTTCATTGGcactaagataaaaaaaaaaaaaaaaaaacagctatctaAAGCAATCCATTGTATTCAATCCTACTGGAAAGCTTGATGAAATCGTGGCAATGTCGTGGTTGTATTTAGGTTGCTCGTAAAAGCAGATGATAGTGAGTGTAAAGAACCAAAACATATATTATTGCTAGGGTCTTGAGGATCCTGTGGTTGTGGGGGGAGTTGTGCCATCGATGAACTGGCCTCCTCTTGAGAGTAGCCCATTCCTAAACTCCCAATTGATACAGGTGTACTGTACGGAGGGCCATTGGCTGGTATGAAATTAAACAACTGGTTAAAGTCCAGTGAAGATGCATTGAGAGGTTCACTAATCGAAACAGAGCTTTTAGAGAGGGATACTCCATCAGAGCTGTCATCTAATGGACCTACTTGAGGATCCAAACCTAACTTAGATGAAGGAGACTGGGAGGAGGGTGCCATGCCACTTTGCAATTCCATAAGGTAACTTTCAATCTCCACTTTCAATGGTTGTTCCTTATCAGGCATTGAAACTGCATATGAGGTAGAATTGAGTGGGTATTTCAGCGACAGCTGGTGAGAAGGATGGACAGGATCCATATCTATTGGGCATGGCATGCCCAAAGACAATGGCGGAGCGACCATTTGGTGTGTTGCAGAACTCTGCATGGACTGAATTTGTGTGTTATAGAGGTTCAACTGCAAACTGTTTGTAAATGGCTTTGATGTCAGCTCATTGGAAGATAAGGACATCACGGGAAGCAGCTCATCTTTAATGGGAACGCTGCAGGTGAAATGATCTAACAGATCCATAGGTTCCGTTTTCACTTTCAGCAGTTCTTGATTGTGACTTTTCTTCATATGACGGGTTAGATGATCCTTACGCCCAAACCTCTGTGCACAATACTGACAAAGGAAGTCTTTTCTCCCAGTGTGCACTACCATGTGTCTGCGGACGTCTTTGCGGGTGTAAAAGCGACGATCACAATGCTcacattggtgttttttttctttaacaccaCTGGAAGATTTGCCTGCATGGGTCTTTAGGTGCTCTAGCAGCACCACTGTGCTTTCAAAAGTCTGCAAGCATACTTTGCATGTGAGGTCTCCACTTGTAGCAGCGTGCAAGGCCAAGTGACGTTTAAAACCCAGCTTGGTATTATAGTTCTTTCCACATTCTTCGCACTTGAATGCTTCTTTATTGGGATCATGCGTATGAAGGTGATTCTTTAGGTGATCTTTCCGGTGAAACATTTTCTCACAATAATTACACTTGTGGGTTTTCTCGGGAGAATGTGTAGCCATATGCCTTTAAACAAggataaaagaaacaaaaaaacaaaaagacaacACATAAATAACTATAACCaacacaaaagcaaaaaaattaaaaaaatagaatttttaggGAACAGTATTTTAACATTTAGCACCTTGTAATTTAGTTTGATGACATTTAGATATAAATAAAAACTGAAGTATCATTTTGTACATTGAGTTACTGTCAAACATATAACAATAATAGCTGCAAGTGGGCAGAAACATAAAGGAAAAATTCTGGCCAACACTAAAACTTCATTTTTGCCAAAAGTACTGGGTGCTCCTTCCACCCCCAAACTTGGATTCATTCGGATACTGAGGTTTGAAGTTGTAACAGGCAGATATCTAATACTACTGCCACTGTGCTTTTGTTTAACTTCACTTAAATACATGGAACCTGATTTGTATAGGAAACATAATCCTTACCATCTAGAGCAATGCATTTTTTAATATGTAGTAACTTTTTGGCTACTGTGCCCCATTACAAAATCTTTAAcagaactgccccccccccccccccccaccatttaACATATGCCACTCATAATACTTACAGCTCGTGTGGCAGAGGGGCCATTGATACGTTAGAGCCCTGGGATGGGGAGAGTCTGCTACCACTAAACCCTTTATAGCTACACCTCTTAGGCacgcaaaataataaaaacattgatTATATACACTTCATTATATGGCACCCAAATTTCATTGAGTTTGGAGGTGCAAGGAGTGCCCAGCACTCTGGGTAAATCTGAATTTTCTTTAATGTAAGCAGAAAGATAAATAAGAATGTATACCTTAATAATTTGTATTTGGAAACAAAGGCCTTGGTGCAGTCTTGTTGTGTGCACTTGTAgggcctctctcctgtgtgagtgtATGAAtgaacttttaatttttcaacaCTGTTAAATGCCTTGTCACACAGTTGGCAAGGGAAGTTTTTTCTTGGTTTTGTTTCACCACGTTTACGCTTCCCTGAAGGGACTTTCTG from Hyla sarda isolate aHylSar1 chromosome 5, aHylSar1.hap1, whole genome shotgun sequence encodes:
- the PLAG1 gene encoding zinc finger protein PLAG1 isoform X1 — translated: MATVIPGDLSEVRDTQKVPSGKRKRGETKPRKNFPCQLCDKAFNSVEKLKVHSYTHTGERPYKCTQQDCTKAFVSKYKLLRHMATHSPEKTHKCNYCEKMFHRKDHLKNHLHTHDPNKEAFKCEECGKNYNTKLGFKRHLALHAATSGDLTCKVCLQTFESTVVLLEHLKTHAGKSSSGVKEKKHQCEHCDRRFYTRKDVRRHMVVHTGRKDFLCQYCAQRFGRKDHLTRHMKKSHNQELLKVKTEPMDLLDHFTCSVPIKDELLPVMSLSSNELTSKPFTNSLQLNLYNTQIQSMQSSATHQMVAPPLSLGMPCPIDMDPVHPSHQLSLKYPLNSTSYAVSMPDKEQPLKVEIESYLMELQSGMAPSSQSPSSKLGLDPQVGPLDDSSDGVSLSKSSVSISEPLNASSLDFNQLFNFIPANGPPYSTPVSIGSLGMGYSQEEASSSMAQLPPQPQDPQDPSNNICFGSLHSLSSAFTSNLNTTTTLPRFHQAFQ
- the PLAG1 gene encoding zinc finger protein PLAG1 isoform X2, whose translation is MATHSPEKTHKCNYCEKMFHRKDHLKNHLHTHDPNKEAFKCEECGKNYNTKLGFKRHLALHAATSGDLTCKVCLQTFESTVVLLEHLKTHAGKSSSGVKEKKHQCEHCDRRFYTRKDVRRHMVVHTGRKDFLCQYCAQRFGRKDHLTRHMKKSHNQELLKVKTEPMDLLDHFTCSVPIKDELLPVMSLSSNELTSKPFTNSLQLNLYNTQIQSMQSSATHQMVAPPLSLGMPCPIDMDPVHPSHQLSLKYPLNSTSYAVSMPDKEQPLKVEIESYLMELQSGMAPSSQSPSSKLGLDPQVGPLDDSSDGVSLSKSSVSISEPLNASSLDFNQLFNFIPANGPPYSTPVSIGSLGMGYSQEEASSSMAQLPPQPQDPQDPSNNICFGSLHSLSSAFTSNLNTTTTLPRFHQAFQ